The following proteins are encoded in a genomic region of Triticum dicoccoides isolate Atlit2015 ecotype Zavitan chromosome 1B, WEW_v2.0, whole genome shotgun sequence:
- the LOC119340343 gene encoding class E basic helix-loop-helix protein 22-like encodes MADYHRPYQRDLRPPPSSAPDPTIFHGNGYFSSVAPQANAYFSSAPKDGAFPGAGDRRIEIYTTAPPPLPPPPRLALPPPPGRREGGVGSGGSGGGGGGGGSANMWCFSDPEMKRRRRVASYKAYSVEGKVKSSLRRGLRWFKGKCSDIFHGW; translated from the coding sequence ATGGCCGACTACCACCGCCCCTACCAGCGCGACCTCCGTCCCCCGCCGTCCTCGGCCCCAGACCCCACCATCTTCCACGGCAATGGTTACTTCTCCTCCGTCGCCCCCCAAGCCAACGCATACTTCTCCTCCGCGCCGAAAGACGGCGCTTTCCCCGGCGCAGGCGACCGGCGGATCGAGATCTACACGACGGCGCCTCCGCCTCTCCCCCCGCCTCCGCGCCTCGCACTGCCCCCGCCTCCGGGGAGGAGGGAAGGTGGCGTGGggagcggcggcagcggagggggaGGCGGGGGTGGTGGAAGCGCCAACATGTGGTGCTTCAGCGACCCGGAGAtgaagcggcggcggcgggtggcgagcTACAAGGCTTACTCAGTGGAAGGGAAAGTGAAGTCCTCGCTGCGGAGGGGCCTCCGCTGGTTCAAGGGCAAGTGCTCCGATATCTTCCACGGCTGGTAA